From the Candidatus Bathyarchaeota archaeon A05DMB-5 genome, one window contains:
- a CDS encoding transcription initiation factor IIB yields MDNNEEGRETSSPRLPAPHVEPPKVQCCPECGSTRLMRDYECAEIVCMDCGFVVAAKIADRGPEWRAFDDEQRTKRTRVGAPLTYTIHDKGLSTMIDWHDRDIYGKSLSPGQKAQVYRLRKWQRRIRVSDATERNLAFALSEITKIANNLNLPKNILETASVIYRKAVKERLIRGRSIQGVTAAAIYLACRQCGLARTLEEIAQASSVNKKEVGRSYRFLIKELDYSIPPLKPGQYITKFSNQLTMQGKVEEIAHKILGAAKELKLTSGRGPTGIAAAASYIASVLTGERKTQREIAEIAQVTEVTIRNRYKELVDRLMFQMAL; encoded by the coding sequence ATGGACAATAACGAAGAAGGGCGCGAAACATCTAGCCCCCGGTTACCCGCACCACATGTTGAACCACCAAAGGTTCAATGTTGCCCAGAATGTGGCAGCACAAGACTCATGCGTGATTATGAATGCGCAGAAATAGTATGTATGGACTGCGGCTTCGTAGTAGCTGCAAAAATAGCCGATAGAGGACCAGAATGGAGAGCTTTCGATGACGAACAAAGAACCAAACGCACCAGAGTCGGAGCCCCCTTAACCTACACAATTCATGACAAAGGCTTATCAACAATGATTGATTGGCATGACCGCGACATCTATGGAAAAAGCCTATCTCCAGGACAGAAAGCACAAGTTTACCGCCTCAGAAAGTGGCAACGGCGTATAAGAGTTTCTGACGCAACAGAACGCAACTTAGCTTTCGCATTGTCAGAAATCACAAAAATCGCAAATAACCTAAACCTCCCAAAAAACATTCTGGAAACAGCTTCAGTCATATACCGAAAAGCTGTAAAAGAACGACTAATACGCGGAAGATCAATTCAAGGCGTGACTGCGGCAGCGATTTATTTGGCTTGCCGACAATGCGGATTAGCTAGAACATTAGAAGAAATAGCACAAGCCTCAAGCGTAAACAAAAAGGAAGTTGGACGTAGCTACCGTTTCCTAATAAAAGAGCTCGACTATTCAATTCCCCCACTCAAACCAGGGCAATACATAACAAAGTTTTCAAATCAGTTAACAATGCAAGGGAAGGTTGAAGAAATAGCTCACAAAATTTTAGGTGCAGCAAAAGAGCTGAAACTTACTTCAGGTCGTGGTCCCACGGGTATTGCAGCGGCAGCAAGTTACATCGCCTCAGTATTGACAGGTGAAAGGAAAACGCAAAGAGAGATAGCCGAGATAGCACAGGTAACAGAGGTTACCATTCGAAATCGTTACAAAGAGCTTGTTGACCGCTTAATGTTTCAGATGGCTCTTTAA
- the amrS gene encoding AmmeMemoRadiSam system radical SAM enzyme, protein MHEAMLYEKLKDKKVKCNLCGRRCIINDGGIGFCLVRKNDGGTLFSLVYAKAISACIDPVEKKPLSHFNPGSLVMSIATVGCNFRCQFCDNWMISQEKKIEGKHFPPEEVVKATRENNCQGISYTYTEPTIFFEYAYETAKLAHQVGFFNTFVTNGYMTPEAVKTIAPYLDAATVDFKGGGDPDFYKSFSAVPSVEPIYESLKEMKKNDIHIEITNLIVPKIGDSIERIKELALWIRNNLDSDTPFHLLRFHPDYQLTTIQSTPIETLEKAYMASKEAGLNYVYIGNVPGHPCGNTYCPNCNELLVKRFNFEITKWNLTRNMRCPVCGKEIPIRGKLHASGFSYPYALF, encoded by the coding sequence ATGCACGAAGCTATGCTCTATGAAAAATTGAAAGATAAAAAAGTCAAATGCAATTTATGCGGGAGAAGATGCATAATAAACGATGGCGGAATCGGCTTTTGTTTAGTAAGAAAAAACGATGGCGGAACACTCTTTTCACTTGTTTACGCTAAAGCCATATCAGCGTGCATAGACCCAGTAGAGAAAAAACCTCTATCGCATTTCAATCCTGGGTCGCTGGTTATGTCTATCGCTACTGTTGGCTGTAATTTTCGTTGCCAATTTTGTGATAATTGGATGATAAGCCAAGAGAAAAAAATAGAAGGCAAACATTTTCCTCCAGAAGAGGTTGTAAAAGCGACGAGAGAAAACAATTGCCAAGGTATAAGCTACACGTACACGGAGCCTACCATATTTTTTGAGTATGCCTATGAGACGGCTAAGCTTGCTCATCAAGTGGGGTTCTTTAACACTTTTGTTACTAATGGTTATATGACGCCGGAAGCCGTGAAAACTATTGCGCCATATTTGGATGCGGCTACTGTGGACTTCAAAGGTGGTGGAGACCCGGATTTTTACAAAAGTTTTTCCGCGGTTCCTTCTGTGGAGCCGATTTATGAATCTTTGAAAGAAATGAAAAAGAATGATATTCACATAGAGATTACAAACTTGATTGTGCCAAAAATTGGAGACTCAATTGAAAGAATTAAAGAGCTTGCTCTGTGGATACGGAATAATCTTGATAGCGACACGCCTTTCCATTTACTACGTTTCCACCCAGATTATCAACTGACGACTATTCAATCCACTCCAATTGAGACTTTGGAGAAAGCGTACATGGCTTCTAAAGAAGCTGGATTGAATTATGTCTACATTGGTAATGTACCGGGACACCCTTGTGGAAATACTTATTGCCCGAACTGCAATGAGCTGCTTGTTAAGCGTTTTAATTTTGAAATTACTAAGTGGAACTTAACAAGGAACATGCGTTGCCCAGTGTGCGGAAAAGAAATTCCAATAAGAGGTAAATTGCATGCTAGCGGGTTTTCGTATCCTTATGCTTTGTTTTAG